One genomic window of Micropterus dolomieu isolate WLL.071019.BEF.003 ecotype Adirondacks linkage group LG14, ASM2129224v1, whole genome shotgun sequence includes the following:
- the LOC123983113 gene encoding pentraxin fusion protein-like has translation MSVNTVRFAVLVLGWSLTLSSATQLGLSDKVLVFPFETDFSFVALIPQKEMGLRAFTLCMRVATELPEERQIILFAYRTADYDELNVWREKDGRISFYMSGDGASFHLPPLSTFRTSLCLTWESRTGLAAFWVEGKRSTYQVYKPGHTIRPKGTVLLGQDPDKHLGGLEAVQSFVGEVTDLNMWDFVLSRSMIQAWHYGHKVPKGNIFDWATIEYELNGNVMVVDDD, from the exons ATG agtgTTAATACTGTGAGGTTTGCTGTGCTTGTGCTTGGATGGTCTCTGACACTCTCCTCTGCCACCCAAT TGGGTCTGAGCGACAAAGTCCTGGTCTTCCCTTTTGAAACGGACTTCAGCTTTGTGGCCCTGATCCCGCAGAAGGAGATGGGGTTGAGGGCCTTCACTCTCTGCATGCGCGTGGCCACAGAGCTGCCGGAAGAACGGCAGATCATCCTGTTCGCCTACCGCACAGCTGACTACGACGAGCTCAACGTATGGCGTGAGAAGGACGGACGCATCTCCTTCTACATGAGCGGTGACGGGGCCTCCTTTCACCTGCCGCCCCTCTCCACCTTCCGCACCAGCCTCTGCCTGACCTGGGAGTCTCGCACTGGCCTCGCTGCTTTTTGGGTGGAAGGGAAACGCAGCACCTACCAGGTCTACAAACCCGGGCACACCATCCGTCCAAAAGGCACCGTCCTGCTGGGGCAGGACCCAGACAAACACCTGGGGGGTTTAGAGGCCGTGCAGAGCTTTGTCGGGGAGGTGACTGATCTGAATATGTGGGACTTTGTGCTTTCCAGGAGCATGATCCAGGCCTGGCACTATGGGCACAAGGTCCCCAAGGGCAATATCTTTGACTGGGCCACTATTGAGTATGAGCTGAATGGGAACGTGATGGTGGTGGATGATGACTGA